The Thunnus thynnus chromosome 19, fThuThy2.1, whole genome shotgun sequence genome contains the following window.
cattaAAGCTACTAtaaatcttcaaatcttattaatggagcaattatttccaaaatgaccaccagcacatttaTTATAAGGTcagaatttagagattgagaccagaatgactcgttaaaaaaaaaaaaagattgactcagtatttctggAGAGAAGATGATTctttttgaatgagagtcatttggagcatctagcagctgtcaGTGACACCACATTGTCTTCAGCCTCTAGACGTGGTTGTTTCAGCTTCATAATGACCAAAAATAAcaccatgaatagtttttattgatctgttaacttcatacaaagttcagttaACAGCAGAAACTTAAAGTAAATCAGTATTTGtctttaaaccagcagcagcagttctcagtgtttcaggtactcGGCGGGTCGGTTGTTCTTTGGAGAAGTTGTCACacttctgtggatttcggcaCCTTTGGGTTTTGGCTGCATGTTTGGAGTCGTcatcatgctgcagaataagtTCGGGACCagtcagacgcctccctgatggtttTACGGATAAAATCggaacatctaaagtgcctaaaactgtatagcttcacattagcttcatataaacatatgaatacatgtttgcacagaGCGAGGGTTCTCTGAACATTTAGCTTCAGGAAGTGATAAGTTattgatcagtatgaacaggaggaatgattacagccagcagaacctgtttcagtgtttataagGGAATGTGGGTTTTGTTTTAAGACGAACTTgaacttttatttctttacagtTTACAGGCAGTTGAGTTTTTGGCTCAGTtgaatttgatatttttctgtgtctgcgGGACTCTTAACGCTTCGTCCTCTGTGTCGTCCTGCCAGGAGTTCAACACATCTGGATCCAGTAACACAGACACAGGGAAGGCCGCAGGGAGCCTGGAGACCAAATACAAGATGAAGGAGCTGGGTCTGAGCTTCAACCAGAAGTGGAACACAGATAACACGCTGGCTACTGAAGTCACTGTGGAGGACcaggtacagtacagtacatgtgtgtgttttaacagaaaatatCCAGACTAACTGATAAAATTGTACAAATCTTTCACCTGTATGTGGTTAAAGTGTTGAAACAAAGTGTTGCTTTATCCACAGCTGGCTCAAGGACTGAAGGTTGCCTTGGATACGTCTTTTGTACCAAACACAGGGTAAGACTTCGACATTATTGATACCGTGTCTTGTTCGGATTGCATGAAACATTATGTAAGAAGTATAAACTGTGGGTCAAACCTGACTCTGAAAACTAAACCAGAGTGGAGAAAACTCTTTCTGTTAATAATTAGCTgctatttttcacatttttctgaacAGCCTGATGAGTTACACGACTAGATttctacttcctcctccttctttttgATTCACTTCATTGGAAATTAGACTAATTTATCTTTAACCTTCCTTCCACacttatatcttttatttttcctgatCTGATCTGACCTTATTTTTCACCGGCTGTTTAAGGAGAAGTCtgattctacatttttcttattttcctcatgaaaagaccaaatcaACAATGTGTTTGTCCATCTTTTAAATACACATCTTTCCTTCTCCCATTGGTCCTTACTGAAGATATAATCATTTAATGTAGCTATAAATGATattaatgtgttggttgtggctttacagtgagtttcagctcattgtttatctgtcaggctgcaactttacagttagctgtagactagctggtgaacatagtggagcatttagcagctaaagagccagatatttccctcaggagttggtagagagcaaaaacagagctaaaagagagtgaatattggacttacattcaccaggtggacagaaacacaactccacatgaatgatatgatttgtttctgctgcccccaagtggacaaaaatCAGCTACTGCAGGCTTAGAGGTCttcagcacagaggaataagatccatcaggctttggatacaaacacaatacttgttagtagattgttggttttggtcttttcattggatttgttgataataagagaaataaactgcTCATCCTTTTTAATATGAGAGATAAACTAACATTGAACCTCATGCATCTGTGTTCCAGTAAGAAGAGCGGCAAGCTGAAGACGGGCTACAAACGCGACTATGTGAACCTGGGCTGCGACGTGGACTTCGAGGGTCCCATCATCCACGCTACCGCCGTGTTGGGCTACGAGGGCTGGCTGGCCGGTTACCAGATGGCCTTCGACACGGCCAAGTCCAAACTGGCCCAGAACAACTTCGCCCTCGGATACAGGGCCGGAGACTTCCAGCTGCACACCAATGTGTGAGTAACTCCAGTGAAAAGGGGGGAGCATCACTGGTTTTACTCCTTACTGGTTTGTCTCCTGTGGATCTGGAGGAGCTTCAAGTCTGAGGAAACGACCCTGATGATGTTCTGCTCTCGGGCTTTGAGGTTacacattttgaaatatgtgtttaaaaagtttGGAAGACATGGCTCAGTCAGGCAGGGAGGGTCTGGAATGAAAAGAGGCCATaaagttgcatcatgggaattgtaggattcAGCATTTTTAGAGCTTGTCTCACGCTggagactaaaagtcaggatatatCTGGTCCTCTTCTGCATAAAtgagtttttaatctgtctcttgttAGTCCTCAAACTTTATGGTGCTGATGTAACACCAAATCTGCAAAGTGCTCTTGTTTTAAATAAGATCAGATGTCCTGCTGTAGTTTACCAGCCGTTTCCCAAGTGgtttaaaacaaagcaaacgTCAACTTCTGACTCATTGTCACTGTTATTGTTACTGTATGTCCACTAGTTGTGACACgtgaaataaatattatttcttcccctttttttttatttaattttaaaagacTTGAAACTCTTCAACTTTGGCAGCAATTCACAAGAAGAAATTTAGGAAATAATTTTTGTgtagcagaaatgttttttcctgctttcttgTGCCCTTTCAGTTCCTTCTAACACTgccatgtttgtatttttagattatgtgtgaaaataaattgtGTGCTTCTGTTTGCAAACTCACTTCCCCTAAATTTTGAGAGACTAATATAAAAGTACAGTGAGTTGAATAAGTGTCTTTGCTCAGTAAACATCTCTGAAGCTGTTTACAGACGTGATTAATTGTTCTGTTctccaaatatttcaaaagataCAGTTAATCTAATGTTGAGGAGGCTGTAAAAACATGATGGATCTGCAGGATTTGTTGCTACATCCCTGTATAAATATTGACgggcgtctctctctctctctctctctcagtaatGACGGGACCGAGTTCGGCGGCTCCATCTACCAGAAGGTGAACGATGAGCTGGAGACAGCGGTGACTCTGGCCTGGACCGCCGGCAGTAACAACACTCGCTTCGGCATCGCCGCCAAATACAAGCTGGATAAAGACACCTCTCTGTCTGTAAGTGCTCTTTTCTCAAGAAAACTCTCCACTAAGATtactgcaggttttttttttaaacatgtcttgtcttgttttcaaCCCTGCAGGCCAAAGTGAACAACGCCAGTCTGATCGGAGTAGGC
Protein-coding sequences here:
- the zgc:56235 gene encoding voltage-dependent anion-selective channel protein 2-like, whose amino-acid sequence is MAVPPSYSDLGKAAKDIFSKGYGFGVVKLDLKTKSQSGVEFNTSGSSNTDTGKAAGSLETKYKMKELGLSFNQKWNTDNTLATEVTVEDQLAQGLKVALDTSFVPNTGKKSGKLKTGYKRDYVNLGCDVDFEGPIIHATAVLGYEGWLAGYQMAFDTAKSKLAQNNFALGYRAGDFQLHTNVNDGTEFGGSIYQKVNDELETAVTLAWTAGSNNTRFGIAAKYKLDKDTSLSAKVNNASLIGVGYTQSLRPGVKVTLSALIDGKNFSAGGHKVGMGFELEA